A genome region from Setaria italica strain Yugu1 chromosome III, Setaria_italica_v2.0, whole genome shotgun sequence includes the following:
- the LOC101752804 gene encoding LOW QUALITY PROTEIN: gibberellin 2-beta-dioxygenase-like (The sequence of the model RefSeq protein was modified relative to this genomic sequence to represent the inferred CDS: inserted 2 bases in 2 codons) has translation MVVLAPAFDQISLVRSPEPGGASSSFFPGVPAVDLSGPGAAMAVVDACERFGFFKVVNHGVPMGVVDRLEAEAVRFFAKPQAEKDASGPANPLGYGNKRIGRNGDMGWLEYLLLAVDQASVSKASPVPSSSLRDAMNEYVGAVRGVAASVLEAVAEGLGVAPRDALSRMVTGAASDGVFRVNHYPPCPLLQRXPDSCSVXGFGEHTDPQLVSVLRSNGTAGLQLALRDGRWVPVPPDRDALFVIVGDSLEVLTNGRLKSVRHRVVANSLKPRVSMIYFAGPAPAQRIAPLPELLGHGEQGRYRDFTWGDYKKAAYRSRLGDDRLDPFRI, from the exons ATGGTGGTCCTCGCGCCGGCGTTCGACCAAATCTCGCTGGTGAGGTCCCCGGAGCCCGgaggcgcctcctcctccttcttccccgGCGTGCCGGCCGTCGACCTCTCCGGCCCCGGCGCGGCCATGGCCGTCGTGGACGCGTGCGAGCGGTTCGGGTTCTTCAAGGTCGTCAACCACGGCGTGCCAATGGGGGTTGTGGATAGGCTGGAGGCCGAGGCCGTGAGGTTCTTCGCCAAGCCGCAGGCGGAGAAGGACGCGTCCGGCCCCGCCAACCCGCTCGGGTACGGGAACAAGCGCATCGGGCGCAATGGCGATATGGGGTGGCTCGagtacctcctcctcgccgtcgaccAGGCCTCCGTCTCCAAGGCCTCCCCTGTCCCGTCGTCCTCGCTGCG GGACGCGATGAACGAGTACGTGGGCGCCGTGCGCGGTGTGGCGGCGTCGGTgctggaggcggtggcggaggggctCGGCGTCGCGCCGCGGGACGCGCTGAGCAGGATGGTGACGGGCGCGGCGAGCGACGGGGTGTTCCGGGTGAACCACTACCCGCCGTGCCCGCTGCTGCAGC CTCCGGACTCGTGCAGCG ACGGCTTCGGCGAGCACACGGACCCGCAGCTGGTGTCCGTGCTCCGCTCCAACGGCACGGCCGGGCTGCAGCTCGCGCTCCGCGACGGCCGGTGGGTGCCCGTGCCGCCCGACCGCGACGCCCTCTTCGTCATCGTCGGCGACTCACTGGAG GTTCTGACGAATGGGAGGCTGAAAAGTGTGCGGCACCGGGTGGTGGCCAACAGCCTGAAGCCGCGGGTGTCCATGATCTACTTcgcggggccggcgccggcgcagcggATCGCGCCCCTGCCGGAGCTGCTGGGGCACGGCGAGCAGGGCCGCTACAGGGACTTCACATGGGGCGACTACAAGAAGGCCGCCTACCGCTCGCGCCTCGGGGACGACCGCCTGGACCCCTTCCGCATCTAG